A region from the Toxotes jaculatrix isolate fToxJac2 chromosome 2, fToxJac2.pri, whole genome shotgun sequence genome encodes:
- the b4galt5 gene encoding beta-1,4-galactosyltransferase 5 yields the protein MPTHLRFRRRSFLGLLFLFSLSTSALYFIYSAPGIVNEYVFMVQARGIQIRENVKNIGAQVLEQVVRGAYSVNGTDYSYDFNLSESDAPPTTYLPEDFTYLPSQVCPERLPSMKGRLDVNMSEVTLEGVERSLLEGEPSMAAGGYWKPKDCLPRWKVAILVPFRNRHEHLPILLRHLVPVLQKQRLQFAFYVIEQGGTEPFNRAMLFNVGYKEAMKDLDWDCLIFHDVDHLMENDRNYYGCTDMPRHFAVKLDKYSYMLPYNEFFGGVSGLTVKQFKKINGFPNAFWGWGGEDDDLWNRVRFANFTVSRPHGEHGRYMSIPHHHRGEVQFLGRYSLLRHSKERQKVDGLNNLNYSPIVSRRPLYTNITVSLSRKLVPIADY from the exons TGAATGAATATGTGTTCATGGTCCAAGCCAGAGGGATCCAGATCAGAGAGAACGTGAAGAACATTGGGGCTCAGGTTCTTGAGCAGGTGGTGAGAGGGGCTTACAGCGTCAATGGCACAG ATTATTCCTACGACTTCAACTTGAGTGAGAGTGATGCTCCTCCCACCACATACCTCCCTGAGGACTTCACCTACCTCCCCTCCCAGGTTTGCCCTGAGAGGCTGCCCTCCATGA agggcagGTTGGATGTCAACATGAGTGAGGTAACCctggagggggtggagagatCCTTGCTGGAGGGAGAGCCTAGCATGGCCGCAGGAGGCTACTGGAAGCCCAAAGACTGTTTACCTCGCTGGAAG GTGGCAATCCTAGTCCCATTCAGGAACCGACATGAACACTTGCCGATCCTCTTGAGACACCTAGTGCCAGTGTTGCAGAAACAGAGACTCCAGTTTGCCTTTTATGTCATAGAGCAg gGGGGCACAGAGCCATTTAACCGAGCCATGTTGTTCAACGTGGGCTACAAGGAGGCTATGAAGGACCTGGACTGGGACTGTCTGATCTTCCACGATGTGGACCACCTCATGGAGAATGACAGGAACTACTACGGCTGCACAGACATGCCCCGACACTTTGCGGTCAAGCTGGACAAGTACTCCTACAT GCTTCCATATAATGAGTTCTTCGGTGGTGTCAGTGGCCTGACGGTGAAGCAGTTCAAGAAGATTAATGGATTTCCTAATGCGTTCTGGGGCTGGGGCGGAGAGGACGATGACCTCTGGAACAG GGTGCGGTTTGCCAATTTCACAGTAAGTAGACCACATGGAGAGCATGGACGCTACATGTCAATTCCACATCACCATCGTGGGGAAGTCCAGTTCCTGGGAAG GTATAGTCTACTACGCCACtcaaaggaaagacagaaagtggaTGGCCTCAACAACCTAAACTACTCCCCCATAGTGTCCAGGAGGCCTCTCTACACCAACATCACAGTCAGCTTGAGCAGAAAGCTTGTACCCATAGCTGACTACTGA
- the LOC121186949 gene encoding EMILIN-3 yields MRTKSCQLAAQFFLLGVLLSVVDSKGTFYGGHVNPFYGNRYNLFKAGLNPHHLPNKPMTRHKNHCAYVVQKNITCTMQDGVATYVKAEYTTKCIWGQKCPVVMYRTFYKPKYKVGFKTVTELEWRCCPGYSGENCYDGPTSLPDVMMPPFKGAGVPHRPGMKGFPHGPRPPVDQNPGGGQLEPGKPFPSVPDHRPIPTGQLPAGSGKPNYGNKFGISGVTGERLDRMEEDLRRLTQGLDTLNGVVAGLEERLRTSLREDTNKILVSLLPSGPRVPDSSVGFGVIPDGAPDGLEGGESFTGFGDLAGRVTEVRDELRAKTHILEEIQGMVLGHDGQLKRLLEGPSGRPIPGPSSTAHIDEIVDTKLAGIRAEILDGFERRLTGLEDQCDKKIGEVQRQCHREHMDGQEQMQQSLDGRETGLREELGSLQAQIQGLTLTESCCGQVNSLSQRVLLLEESVKGLTESQRQLQTALTDQSIHVETLIETRLVDIEGRLNATEGAPDGVGGLAGSLDGFKTMLEDKLKTLEERVFVAVEELSNATAPALLEGQVVPALETEIESVRRRVEGDLDGIQKQLIDLELLCTSSCSPSTPPAGGVRVTEVEEECEGMEKKMTDRLDTHTNQLDRLNNTLQNLLFRIAQEDSEGSIQGEITLLKVNINSVNRTLKGLKDSISFIASEVGQANSTWEQREHQLVNQVQGITKLVGHQASLLGAGERRLAQLKGELVALKRRLAGELQGCRSTAIEVQKEVKGFDSRVSQVEGQCSSLGELAEHLERIRAELERHSDSYLAQVNGTLAIHSEQLAELKGEVKDCAAKEAANQKGDQ; encoded by the exons atgaggACCAAGTCGTGTCAACTGGCTGCACAGTTCTTTCTCTTAGGAGTGTTGTTATCTGTCGTGGACAGTAAAGGAACTTTCTATGGAGGCCATGTCAACCCTTTCTATGGAAATAGATACAACCTGTTCAAGGCTGGACTCAACCCTCACCATTTACCAAACAAGCCCATGACCCGTCACAA AAACCACTGTGCCTACGTGGTCCAGAAGAACATCACATGCACCATGCAGGATGGAGTGGCAACCTATGTGAAAGCTGAGTACACCACCAAGTGCATCTGGGGTCAGAAGTGTCCTGTTGTCAT GTACAGAACATTTTACAAGCCAAAGTACAAGGTGGGTTTTAAGACAGTGACTGAGCTGGAGTGGAGATGTTGTCCTGGATATTCTGGGGAAAACTGCTACGATGGACCCACATCATTGCCTGATGTCATGATGCCACCTTTTAAGGGTGCTGGTGTGCCCCATCGCCCGGGGATGAAGGGCTTCCCCCATGGCCCTAGACCGCCTGTGGACCAGAATCCTGGAGGAGGCCAGCTGGAGCCAGGCAAACCTTTCCCTAGTGTGCCTGACCACAGACCAATACCCACAGGACAACTGCCTGCTGGGAGCGGAAAACCAAACTATG gaaacaaattTGGGATTTCTGGAGTGACTGGTGAACGTTTGGACCGCATGGAGGAGGATCTGCGTCGCCTCACCCAGGGCCTAGACACTCTCAATGGGGTGGTGGCTGGCCTGGAGGAGCGACTGCGTACATCTCTCCGAGAAGATACAAACAAAATCCTGGTGTCTCTGTTGCCCAGTGGTCCCCGTGTGCCTGACTCTTCTGTGGGATTTGGGGTGATCCCAGATGGGGCTCCTGATGGActggaaggaggagaaagttTCACTGGTTTTGGAGACTTAGCAGGGAGAGTAACAGAAGTGAGGGATGAGCTGCGAGCCAAGACTCACATCTTAGAGGAGATTCAG GGAATGGTCCTGGGTCATGATGGTCAGCTGAAGAGGCTGCTGGAGGGACCTAGTGGCAGGCCCATCCCTGGTCCCAGCTCTACTGCTCATATTGACGAGATCGTGGACACAAAGTTGGCTGGCATACGGGCTGAGATCCTGGATGGCTTTGAACGTCGTCTTACAGGTCTGGAGGACCAATGTGACAAGAAGATTGGGGAGGTGCAGAGACAGTGCCACAGGGAACACATGGATGGCCAGGAGCAGATGCAGCAGTCTCTAGATGGAAGAGAGACCGGGCTCAGGGAGGAGCTTGGCTCCTTGCAGGCTCAAATCCAGGGCCTAACTCTGACTGAGAGCTGCTGTGGACAG GTAAACAGCCTTTCCCAGcgtgtgctgctgctggaggaatCAGTGAAAGGTTTGACAGAATCTCAGAGACAGCTTCAGACTGCCCTCACTGACCAGAGCATCCATGTGGAGACCCTGATTGAGACCCGACTGGTGGACATAGAGGGCCGCCTCAATGCCACAGAGGGTGCACCTGATGGAGTAGGAGGGCTTGCTGGTAGTCTGGATGGCTTCAAGACCATGCTGGAGGACAAGTTGAAGACCCTGGAGGAGAGAGTGTTTGTGGCTGTGGAGGAGCTGAGTAATGCCACGGCCCCTGCACTCCTGGAGGGCCAGGTGGTCCCAGCACTGGAGACGGAGATTGAGTCTGTTAGGAGGAGAGTGGAGGGAGACCTGGACGGCATTCAGAAACAGTTGATAGACCTGGAGCTCCTctgcacctcctcctgctcaccCTCCACCCCACCAGCAGGGGGTGTCAGAGTCACTGAAGTGGAGGAGGAATGTGAAGGGATGGAGAAGAAGATGACAGACCGCCTGGACACCCATACTAACCAGTTGGATCGCCTGAACAACACCTTGCAGAACCTACTCTTCAGGATTGCCCAAGAGGACTCAGAGGGCTCCATCCAGGGAGAGATCACCCTGCTGAAGGTCAACATCAACTCTGTGAACCGCACTCTGAAGGGCCTGAAGGACTCTATTAGCTTCATTGCAAGTGAAGTGGGCCAGGCTAATTCCACctgggagcagagagagcaCCAGCTAGTCAACCAGGTGCAAGGAATCACAAAACTTGTGGGCCACCAAGCCTCCCTTCTAGGGGCCGGAGAGAGGCGACTGGCCCAACTAAAGGGAGAACTAGTTGCTTTGAAGAGACGGCTGGCCGGGGAGCTGCAGGGCTGCAGGAGCACAGCGATTGAAGTACAGAAAGAGGTGAAGGGCTTTGATAGCAGGGTGAGCCAGGTAGAAGGCCAGTGCAGCAGCCTGGGAGAGCTGGCAGAACACCTGGAAAGGATCAGGGCAGAGCTTGAGAGACACTCAGACTCGTACCTGGCCCAGGTGAATGGCACCCTGGCCATCCATTCAGAACAGCTAGCTGAGCTGAAAGGAGAGGTCAAAGACTGTGCGGCCAAGGAAGCAGCCAACCAAAAAGGAGACCAGTAG